In Myxocyprinus asiaticus isolate MX2 ecotype Aquarium Trade chromosome 46, UBuf_Myxa_2, whole genome shotgun sequence, a single window of DNA contains:
- the LOC127435866 gene encoding cAMP-regulated phosphoprotein 19-like: MSSEVEASTEEQQEMHDTVVSPEKTEEAKLKARYPHLGTRPGGSDMLRKRLQKGQKYFDSGDYNMAKAKMKNKQLPTASSEKTEITGDHIPTPQDLPQRKQSLVASKLAI; encoded by the exons ATGTCCAGTGAAGTGGAGGCGAGCACAGAAGAGCAGCAG GAGATGCACGACACTGTTGTAAGTCCAGAGAAAACTGAGGAGGCCAAGCTGAAGGCACGTTACCCACATTTGGGGACCAGGCCCGGTGGGTCGGATATGTTGCGGAAAAGATTGCAGAAGGGG CAAAAATACTTCGACTCGGGTGACTATAACATGGCCAAAGCCAAGATGAAGAACAAACAGCTTCCGACAGCATCGTCAGAGAAGACCGAGATAACTGGAGACCACATTCCCACCCCTCAGGACCTGCCCCAAAGGAAGCAATCTCTGGTGGCCAGCAAACTTGCCATCTAA
- the LOC127435863 gene encoding ATP-sensitive inward rectifier potassium channel 11-like has protein sequence MLARKGLMPDGFLLTRLAEDAAQPSRIRPKSQRARFITKSGSCNVAHKNIREQGRFLQDVFTTMVDLKWQHSLLIFTSAFLCSWMLFAMVWWLLAFAHGDLEPRDPNEPGPVPCVTSIHSFTSAFLFSIEVQVTIGFGGRMVTEECPLAIIVLIIQNILGLIINAIMLGCVFMKTAQANRRAETLIFSRNAVIAPRNGRPTFMFRVGDLRKSMIISATIQLQVIRRTVTAEGEVIPVCQLDVQVENPLRSNGIFLVSPLIISHTIDRGSPLYEVSAQSLATEDLEIIVILEGVVETTGITMQARTSYTPEEIFWGRRFVSIMTEEDGRYSVDYSKFGNTVPVRMPALSAKELDQTRGVQDSGPHEGKPQGWGLVRAGRGGYRRGGGRACDDMAAKPWYVLADKNEDKEGKEKKGQKKTVKLEEIGREIEEEMMEDMSD, from the exons ATGTTGGCCCGTAAAGGCCTTATGCCTGATGGGTTCCTGTTGACTCGACTCGCTGAGGATGCTGCACAACCCAGTCGCATCCGGCCAAAGTCACAGAGGGCACGTTTCATCACCAAGAGTGGCTCGTGTAATGTTGCCCACAAGAATATACGAGAACAG GGGCGATTTCTCCAGGACGTTTTCACCACCATGGTGGACCTGAAATGGCAGCATTCTCTCCTTATCTTCACTTCGGCATTCCTCTGTTCCTGGATGCTCTTCGCTATGGTGTGGTGGCTCTTGGCATTCGCTCATGGCGACCTAGAGCCTCGAGATCCCAATGAGCCCGGACCTGTGCCCTGTGTCACTTCCATTCACTCTTTCACTTCTGCTTTCCTGTTTTCCATTGAAGTGCAG GTGACTATTGGTTTTGGAGGACGAATGGTGACAGAAGAATGTCCATTGGCCATCATAGTCCTCATCATCCAGAACATTCTAGGCCTGATCATCAATGCCATCATGCTGGGCTGTGTGTTCATGAAGACAGCTCAAGCCAATCGGCGAGCAGAGACCCTCATCTTCTCCCGTAACGCTGTTATCGCCCCACGCAATGGCAGACCCACGTTCATGTTCCGTGTCGGGGACCTGAGAAAAAGCATGATCATCTCAGCCACGATACAGCTACAG GTAATACGACGGACGGTAACAGCAGAAGGCGAGGTGATTCCTGTCTGTCAGCTAGATGTCCAGGTGGAAAACCCTCTCAGAAGCAACGGCATATTCCTCGTCTCTCCACTAATAATCAGTCACACCATTGACAGAGGAAGCCCTCTGTATGAGGTCTCAGCACAGTCACTGGCTACTGAAGACCTTGAGATCATTGTCATTTTGGAAG GTGTTGTGGAGACCACTGGAATCACAATGCAGGCGCGCACATCCTACACGCCTGAGGAGATCTTTTGGGGACGTCGCTTCGTCTCCATTATGACTGAGGAAGATGGGCGCTACTCAGTCGACTACTCCAAATTTGGGAATACTGTCCCCGTTCGAATGCCAGCTCTAAGCGCTAAGGAGCTGGACCAGACTAGGGGCGTGCAGGACAGTGGACCCCATGAGGGCAAACCCCAGGGCTGGGGGCTGGTGAGGGCAGGGCGAGGTGGGTACAGAAGGGGTGGGGGCAGGGCCTGCGATGACATGGCAGCCAAGCCGTGGTATGTGCTGGCTGATAAAAATGAGGACAAAGAAGGAAAGGAGAAGAAAGGTCAAAAGAAAACAGTGAAACTTGAGGAGATAGGCAGAGAGATTGAAGAGGAGATGATGGAGGACATGAGTGATTAA
- the LOC127435864 gene encoding CD59 glycoprotein-like, whose protein sequence is MKCSFGLFLVICCMTLSLGSSLRCYKCEDYFGGQCKVQQECSYEDACLYLYEKGGKTVRKCIRYTDCDNSGLSQQFPSISEYTYMCCHTDLCNSSPATTAGTSFLSLMTAVTGLWWCCFAA, encoded by the exons ATGAAGTGCTCTTTTGGACTTTTTCTTGTGATCTGTTGTATGACTCTTAGCTTGG GATCATCTCTTCGGTGCTACAAGTGTGAGGATTACTTTGGTGGCCAATGCAAAGTACAGCAAGAATGCTCTTATGAGGATGCATGTTTATATCTCTATGAGAAAG GTGGAAAGACAGTTCGCAAGTGTATTCGATACACTGACTGTGACAACTCTGGACTGTCCCAGCAGTTCCCGTCGATATCAGAGTACACTTACATGTGCTGCCACACGGACCTGTGCAACAGCAGTCCGGCGACCACCGCGGGCACCTCGTTTCTGTCCCTAATGACGGCGGTGACTGGCCTCTGGTGGTGCTGCTTCGCTGCATGa
- the LOC127435865 gene encoding BET1-like protein, giving the protein MSDPWNRGHGAVDDMLDAENKLLADNLASKVSRLKSLAYDIDKEAEDQNTYLDGMDSNFLSATGLLTGSVKRFSMMVRSGRDNRKILCYVSVGLVMLFFLLYYLVSRIQS; this is encoded by the exons ATGTCTGATCCCTGGAATCGAG GACATGGCGCTGTGGACGATATGCTTGATGCTGAAAACAAGCTTTTGGCGGATAATTTGGCGAGTAAAGTCTCTAGACTGAAGTCT TTGGCATATGACATTGACAAAGAGGCAGAGGATCAAAATACCTACCTGGATGGCATG GACTCAAATTTTCTCAGTGCAACTGGCCTTTTGACTGGAAGTGTGAAGAGGTTTTCTATGATGGTACGGTCTGGCCGAGACAACAGAAAGATCCTGTGCTACGTGTCCGTTGGCCTTGTGATGCTCTTCTTCTTGCTTTACTATCTAGTGTCACGGATACAGAGCTAA